A window of the Helianthus annuus cultivar XRQ/B chromosome 4, HanXRQr2.0-SUNRISE, whole genome shotgun sequence genome harbors these coding sequences:
- the LOC110935980 gene encoding E3 ubiquitin-protein ligase SIS3: protein MAIRGAHFKWYDGFFLSMLAFSIVMVLLSWKRYHLCKFPLHMWIVIDYAVVFVFRILMFVDSGLADKMGLDYGRQQRDAYFLGRLVVLSILYMVLYPFLWAWSITGSIWFTSAHKCLPEKNQKWGFLVWLIFSYGGLICLAIYLVNKWLTRRKVHLERAQLGITVSRISEYRVLVDMIRLPDRVFESAAQEMRVMEHDAVPHHPGLYLSENQRQAVEALIHELPLFSLKAVPTDCSDCPICLEEFHVGDEVRGLPCAHNFHLACIDKWLRLNIKCPRCRCSVFPNLELNDLPNIPPDTVLSSPSPPPPLQSQSYLARMQSFLMPLRTENAASSNSNSNSSSNSNLNASSTDNNNNNDSDVALEMAENGGQPSESHGQHTSGERVQ, encoded by the exons ATGGCGATCAGAGGCGCACACTTCAAGTg GTACGATGGATTCTTCTTATCAATGCTTGCGTTTAGTAT AGTTATGGTTCTATTGAGCTGGAAGAGATACCATCTTTGCAAATTCCCATTGCATATGTGGATAGTG ATCGATTACGCTGTCGTGTTTGTGTTTCGGATCTTAATGTTCGTAGACAGTGGTCTTGCAGATAAAATGGGATT GGATTACGGTCGGCAGCAACGAGATGCGTATTTTCTTGGAAGATTAGTGGTTCTATCCATTCTATATATGGTTCTGTATCCGTTTTTATGGGCATGGAGCATTACAGGATCGATATGGTTCACCAGTGCACACAAATGT TTGCCTGAAAAGAATCAGAAATGGGGATTTCTCGTATGGTTGATTTTCAGCTACGGGGGACTTATATGTCTTGcaatatatttagtaaataag TGGTTAACGAGAAGAAAAGTTCATCTGGAACGGGCTCAATTGGGGATAACTGTGTCGAGGATTTCGGAATACCGG GTGTTGGTTGACATGATTCGTCTGCCAGATCGGGTATTTGAAAGTGCTGCTCAAGAGATGAGAGTCATGGAACATGACGCTGTTCCACATCATCCCGGACTTTATTTGTCTGAAAACCAG AGGCAAGCAGTGGAGGCATTAATTCATGAACTCCCGCTGTTCTCACTGAAAGCGGTTCCAACCGACTGCAGTGACTGTCCGATTTGTTTGGAAGAGTTCCATGTTGGGGATGAG GTTCGTGGGCTTCCGTGTGCTCATAACTTCCACTTGGCATGCATCGATAAATGGCTTAGACTAAACATAAAATGCCCTCGGTGTCGGTGTTCCGTATTTCCCAACCTCGAGCTAAACGATCTGCCTAATATCCCACCTGATACCGTCCTTTCATCACcatctcctcctcctcctctccAAAGTCAAAGTTACCTCGCGAGAATGCAGAGTTTTCTCATGCCACTTCGCACAGAAAACGCAGCATCTtctaattccaattccaattccagtTCCAACTCCAACCTTAACGCTAGCTCTacagataataataataataatgattcGGATGTGGCTTTGGAAATGGCCGAAAATGGAGGTCAACCATCGGAGAGTCATGGTCAACACACAAGTGGAGAGCGTGTACAATGA